A stretch of Fusarium fujikuroi IMI 58289 draft genome, chromosome FFUJ_chr10 DNA encodes these proteins:
- a CDS encoding related to galactinol synthase yields the protein MADKSARHNAYATLITRDSYLPGIIILAYTLQRNASIYPLVVLYTPNLPKDAKRVLELEAPKCNMILRECEHLLPPEGVKMTLIAERFADTWTKLRVFELFEYDAVCYLDADMAVLDNMDVVFRVETHLPDDWIAANHVCVCNLDSDSWAPEDWRAENCAYTPLQHPTALEEPLQPTETSPSPHKLLNGGMFIFHPSKGLWDRMLHVFNTTPLLSSFMFPDQDFLAFFFENKWYALGWQYNAIKTMRYWHPNIWRDEEVICLHYIVDKPWAKRVGLDGVAGYKGLDGVTHCWWWQLYQYWEDERTSDGRGGNEAIALLKKLIAPADTMEGGLGYLQVGLPVRA from the coding sequence ATGGCAGACAAATCAGCCAGGCACAACGCCTATGCAACCCTCATCACCCGCGACTCCTACCTCCccggcatcatcatcctcgcctaCACCCTCCAGCGCAACGCCTCAATCTACCCTCTCGTCGTGCTCTACACGCCCAACCTCCCCAAAGATGCGAAGCGcgttcttgagcttgaggcgcCAAAATGTAACATGATTTTGCGCGAGTGCGAACATCTTCTCCCACCTGAAGGCGTGAAGATGACGCTTATCGCTGAGCGGTTTGCTGATACCTGGACGAAGCTTCGTGTTTTTGAGTTGTTTGAGTATGATGCTGTTTGTTACCTTGACGCTGACATGGCGGTGCTGGATAACATGGATGTTGTGTTCAGGGTTGAAACGCATTTGCCTGATGATTGGATCGCAGCGAATCACGTTTGTGTCTGTAATCTTGATTCCGACTCTTGGGCGCCTGAGGATTGGAGGGCCGAGAATTGTGCTTACACGCCCCTTCAGCATCCCACAGCGCTTGAGGAGCCTCTACAACCAACTGAGACGTCACCCTCACCTCACAAACTTCTCAATGGTGGAATGTTCATCTTTCATCCTTCTAAGGGGCTCTGGGATAGGATGCTGCACGTGTTCAACACGACGCCGCTGCTTTCGTCTTTCATGTTCCCAGATCAGGACTTTTTGGCATTCTTCTTTGAAAATAAGTGGTATGCACTTGGATGGCAGTATAACGCTATCAAGACAATGCGATATTGGCATCCTAACATTTGGCGTGACGAGGAAGTTATCTGCCTGCACTATATCGTCGACAAGCCTTGGGCGAAGCGTGTTGGGTTAGATGGAGTCGCTGGGTATAAGGGCCTTGATGGGGTCACCCattgctggtggtggcagCTGTACCAGTActgggaggatgagaggaCTTCTGATGGACGTGGAGGAAATGAGGCGATTGCtcttctgaagaagctgattGCACCGGCGGACACGATGGAAGGAGGACTCGGGTATCTGCAGGTGGGATTACCTGTGAGGGCATGA
- a CDS encoding related to 2,5-diketo-D-gluconic acid reductase, translated as MERSQSDTLPLANSVQIPQLGFGVYLSPPDVCTKSCLTALEAGYRHIDTAQYYANETEVGQAVQKSNVDRKDVFLTTKILEAAGSVDTSYAKCIESIEKLDPESGYVDLFLIHSPNSGAAKRKEMWQALERLYEEGKANSIGVSNFGIKHIEELKQFAKVWPPHLHPWAQQRDAVKYCEKNNIVVEAYAPLVRNQKADDKTLKSIASKHNVSPSQVLIRYCLQKNWVPLPKSDTPERIKANADVFGFDLDDKDMKALDDLDEGAEGAIVQAVDNY; from the exons ATGGAGCGCTCACAATCCGACACTCTACCTCTGGCGAATTCGGTTCAAATTCCTCAGCTTGGATTCGGTGTGTACTTATCCCCACCCGATGTTTGTACCAAGTCATGCCTCACTGCACTCGAAGCTGGATATCGTCACATTGACACGGCTCAGTACTACGCCAATGAAACAGAAGTTGGACAGGCCGTTCAGAAGTCAAACGTCGATCGGAAAGATGTTTTCTTGACTaccaagatccttgaggCTGCTGGCTCCGTGGATACAAGCTACGCGAAATGCATCGAAAGcattgagaagcttgatccTGAGAGCGGTTACGTGGACCTTTTCCTCATTCACAGTCCCAATAGCGGCGCTGCAAAGAGGAAGGAGATGTGGCAAGCACTGGAGAGGCTGTATGAGGAGGGAAAGGCCAACAGCATTGGCGTGAGCAACTTTGGTATCAAGCATATCGAAGAGCTGAAGCAATTCGCCAAAGTTTGGCCCCCTCAT CTTCATCCCTGGGCGCAGCAGAGAGACGCTGTGAAATACTGCGAAAAGAACAACATCGTAGTAGAAGCCTACGCTCCTCTCGTTCGCAACCAAAAAGCCGATGACAAAACCCTCAAAAGCATCGCCTCGAAGCACAATGTCTCGCCTAGTCAAGTATTAATCAGATACTGCCTTCAGAAAAACTGGGTTCCGCTCCCAAAGAGCGATACACCCGAGCGCATCAAAGCTAATGCCGATGTTTTCGGGTTTGACCTGGATGACAAGGATATGAAGGCgctggatgatctggatgagGGCGCTGAGGGTGCAATTGTGCAGGCGGTGGATAATTATTGA
- a CDS encoding related to integral membrane protein, which translates to MSLKSDIISAMVITWVSALLALIARVFARRMTKVPWWYDDYLCVGAFVVGIGYNVVMIYWALTWYLGTTIPDSVSDERYEEINLHARLMQFLISLTYSYSIGLSKLSILLFYWRIFKQSAIRIPIQVMLGISGAWLILRTFMVIFHCIPVQAYWDKSIENAVCKINDSQFFFATCLTHFILDVVILALPVIEVFKLRLRLGQKIAITALFALGFIVCLASVFVIVTALQYDPASRQMPRDVATNDMWGGVEINVAIVSGCFPLLRPIFTKILPKRFLSSAGSSHPISRTTHGIRLTTINRTNKDKEEDETSSTHQLADPEQGIPGEFEIIDGKEGPRTFISSRTTESLHSREQDMAGIYVRNDVVQEVEESNHTYAMKR; encoded by the exons ATGAGCCTCAAGTCGGATATCATCAGTGCCATGGTCATCACGTGGGTGTCGGCCTTGCTGGCGCTGATTGCGCGTGTCTTTGCGAGGCGCATGACAAAGGTTCCCTGGTGGTATGATGACTACTTGTGTGTCGGTGCCTTT GTTGTTGGTATTGGATACAATGTTGTGATGATATACT GGGCCTTGACATGGTACCTTGGCACAACTATTCCCGACTCCGTCAGTGATGAACGATACGAAGAGATCAACCTCCACGCACGACTGATGCAGTTCCTCATCTCCCTCACCTACTCATACTCGATCGGTCTCTCAAAGCTGTCTATTCTTCTATTCTACTGGCGCATCTTCAAACAATCAGCTATTCGAATCCCGATCCAGGTTATGCTTGGCATCAGCGGCGCTTGGCTTATCCTCCGCACTTTCATGGTCATATTTCATTGCATACCTGTTCAAGCCTACTGGGACAAGTCAATCGAGAACGCTGTCTGCAAGATCAACGACTCGCAATTCTTCTTTGCGACATGCCTTACTCACTTTATTCTGGATGTTGTGATCTTGGCGCTGCCGGTGATTGAAGTTTTTAAGTTGCGACTTCGTCTGGGACAAAAGATTGCCATCACTGCCCTGTTTGCCCTTGGTTTCAT TGTTTGTCTTGCATCTGTCTTTGTCATCGTCACAGCCCTCCAATACGATCCCGCATCAAGACAAATGCCCCGCGATGTTGCTACAAACGACATGTGGGGAGGTGTCGAGATCAACGTGGCCATCGTTTCCGGATGCTTCCCTCTCCTCCGCCCCATCTTTACCAAGATTCTTCCCAAGAGATTCCTCAGCTCTGCTGGAAGCAGTCATCCCATCAGCCGCACTACTCACGGAATCCGTCTCACTACTATCAACCGTAccaacaaggacaaagaagaagacgagacaaGCTCCACTCATCAACTTGCAGACCCCGAACAAGGAATCCCTGGAGAGTTTGAGATTATCGATGGAAAGGAGGGACCTCGGACTTTCATCTCAAGTCGGACTACTGAGTCGCTTCATTCAAGGGAGCAAGATATGGCGGGGATTTATGTGCGGAATGATGTTGTTCAAGAGGTCGAGGAGTCGAACCATACATACGcgatgaagagatga